tttaagcagaggctagatggccatctgtcagcagtgctgattctatgaccttaggcagatcgtgagagggagggcatcttggccatcttctgggcatggagtaggggtcactggaggtgtgtgggggaggtagttgtgaatttcctttattgtgcagggggttggactagatgaccctggtggtcccttccaactgtatgattctatgaaatctccaggagtttcccagcctggatctggcaactctatccctccatccctcgctggtggccagggaggatctagcaaccctatacCCAATACCTTTACAGGTAGACAGTGCATTTAATGGCACTTAGGCCAAAGGGTTACTTACccctgttctagtattatgagagagtgagAAGTTCTCTCTGCTTTGTCCAGACTGTGAACagtttttataaacctctatcatatcttctCTTCGTTTCTAAACCAAAAAGCTCCAAGAGCTCATTTAACTTGGACCATATTAGTTTGCCCCATCACACAGTTTAGGAATAATTGATCTTGCCAAAAATGTCCTGGAGGTAGGAGGAGACTTCACACCAGATAAATATAGCAGGCTCCGTTTCTTTTGAAATATAATGCAGATGGGGCACTACATGCGATCAAGGCAGAAAATCCATAGGCCTGTATTACATTGATTTCATATTTATATCCAGTGTTTCTTTTCCAAGAGGAAAACTCACAGCAGCTAAGACAAGAATGATAAAATATACACATGGGTTGAAACAGGCAAACAAAAAGGGAATTGTGgtctcttccctccttccgaaGCAGCTGGATGCCAAGGTCTTGTGCTCTGGGATAAAAGGGGGTGAGCAGAGGCTGGTCCCAGTAGGTCAGTGGAAAGGGTTTTATTGCCTTAGATTCCGGCTGCTGGTTATATTTAGCACTTGAAAAGTAGCCACCATATTGACTTAAGAATTCTGAGAGTTCCCCAAGGACAGAGGAAGCTGGAGGAGATCAGAGAACCCCTGGCAGACTTTCTTCATCCTTTATTTGGGCTTGAGTAAAGTTTCCCTGGGAGTTCAGAGGGAGATGAGGAGGACCAATTAGAGATTCAGCCAAACTGGGGGGGATATTGTATAGGTACTCTTTTTTGACCCTTACCAGGGCTTAAAGCATCCTGgggaggtaggtttgccaaccaccaggtactagctggagatctcctgctattacaactgatctccagccaatagagatcagttcacctggagaaaatggccactttggccattggactctatggcattgaagtccctccccaaaccctgccctcaggccccactcctcctgccagtggcaaagagggacctggcaacccaatgggGAGGGTGTGTTTCCAATTAGGAGAATGCCACAGGGAATGAGTTAACttctccccacttctctacaCTGTGCCCCAGAACATATCAGGGAACTTTCTCCATACAGATGCCTTACGGTTTGAAGATATGAACacaaccaccaccatcacccccagCAACTCATACAGTTTGGTTCTTAGCTGCTCAGTAGTAAGATAAGGATAAATAAACAACGAACAgacaatttcagagggtagccatgttggtctgcaatagaagagcgtGATTTAAGTCCAGTAGAGATGAACAACATTTTtacggtataagcttttgagagtctgatgaaggaagcttaagcttatgccccaaaaatcttgttggtttttatggtgctgctggacttgaatctagctcaatGAACAGATAACCAGCCCTACCACCCCCTCCATTTTTCTCTGTCTCCAAGAAAGTGTTCACACTTCTTGGCAGTCCAGACCTGCCCTGTGTGACTACTTTCTTCATACAGTTGCATGCAATATGTAGAAAGGATTTCATCCATCCTTTTACAAAGCTCCGATCCAATTCTGTTTACTGTGTTGCTTACATAGCATCTGTAAGTCATTGTGGGCCTCACAGCGGGAACAGTGAACGCTGGGCACAAATTTCTTCTCCTCTGCACTACGAGGAATGTTGGGCAGATGAGAAAACTGTAAGTAATTCAAACCAAGGTATAAATGCTACATGAGAATTCCCCTGGCCACATGATCCTGAATAGTCAATAATCCTTGCTAAATATGGTTCCATGATCCTCTGAACTATGACTTGTGTGGGAGCTACTAGGCTAGTCTTCTCTTCTGAACTTCCAAGTCATTCTCCTGATGCAGGTTGCTTCTCTAGAACCTAATTCTTGCCACATGGACCTCACGTTCTAGGAGACAAGCTCATAAACACATCCTACCATTGAACACCCTTATCACAAGATTTTACACAGTCTAatttatacatattttgttatattAAACAGTACATGCACAACCACTGGATTATTTTTTCCTGGGTATGAGATTACATGAAAAACGTTGAGTGTGGAAACAGGTGTCGCATGGATAACGGTCACAGCAGCTATCTCCACAACAGCAACGACACTTTTTCCAGCCACCACACTGAAATAGGTTCTGGTGCTGTAGTTTTGATTCATGTGAAGCAGTCCAGCTGAGTTTTCTTCACGTATGCCATGAACCTGTTTCTAAACCCAGGAGTTAATTTTTACAGCCTTACCCCAACACAGATATGAAATTTTAAAAGTATCCCTCTATTTTTGCCTGAATATCAGAGTTCATACTACTTCACAGTTCATGCTAGTATTTCTCAGAAAATGGATACGCAtaagaaaataaacttgaaattgtGTCCTGCAGTTAAGcttaaatgtttctttttttcatGCATTCTGTTCTTCTCTGATAAAGTCATTCTTACTATTGGGGGGCTGTGATAAAGGCTCTCAGGCACAATTTGTTAAAAACCAGGTAAGTTGATTGGGGCTGGCAGCGATCACTGAAAGAACAGAACAGTAATTATTTATACTCATACTTAAGTAAGAACAAGACAACTAGGTAAAGTTGAGGCACAGTCTGCTTTTCTCTGTTGCCAATGTAACAAAATGATTCTGCATTTAGATGTCTTTACAATGTATAACTGTTTAGAATTATATTGGTAACTTTTTTATTTGTGTGCAGTCTGCTGTCCACTTTTGGTTCTGAGGTATAATAACAAGGTTACATGAATTTACTGTTTTGCATGAAATAATACATTTGCCTAATGTTTGCAATAATTCcttgttattttttccccttagtTTTTCCAGATCTGTTTAAAATTATCCCAGCAAGTATCCATGTTAGTGTCATCGTCTTCTGTCTGGTGTTCTTAGTGTTTGCCCTAATTGGAACAGGGTTCTTCATGTACAATGCATTTGGCAAGCCCTATGAAACATTGCATGGTCCATTAGGACTGTACCTATGGAACTTCATTTCATGTAAGTCATATGATATAATGCTGACTGTAGATATGATCTCATGGTTCTCGTGCTTGTAATTCTGTCATGCTCCGTTTTCCCACTGTTGTGAAAGAgggtcactggatccaacccatcgtcTTGTGGCTGATGCTCTTAGAATAACCTCTAAGAAAGGCTGTGGGAGCTATTAGCTGCACACTGATCATTTCTCAAgttcccaaaatttccagatgTACAAGAACGTCacttcctgcccctttaatagacgTTTAATACGTGGAAATGGACAACTGAAGCTTTTCACGGCATGGAAGtaaatgtgtatgtaaagtgctgtcaacttacagccaacttatggtgactccagcaagggactttcaaagcaagtgagaagcagaggtggtttgccattgccttcctctacagaatcttccttggtgatctcccttccaagtaccgatccttcttagcttccaagatctgacaagattgggttacaccatgctgccttcccttcatgGAAGTAAACAACATCCCAATATGCCTCTATTAAGGAGACAGGACATTTCTCTCCAATCCatttggcatagggttgccaacctccaggtactactggagaaaagaggcacttggtactaatggaatttgggagaaaataagtaccaacacaacgtaaatgcaacctaagtttagtacagtgaaaaagtgcacagtgaacaaacaacaaacattacaagcaggaaaaatacatggctctcaaagagtctcacggaatcttcaacaatcttcactgaagttcttactaaagtccaaaaggcttcaacaaacaaagtccataagaaggacggtggaaaaggatagtgtgaaacgcagtccggattaactttaacgttttcaccgccgcgcaagcggcttcatcagcacaccgttctaatatcgggagacaaggctcctagataaatgcaacaataataatatataatatatataatcttccagatacattttaaatacattttaaatacattttaaattttaattattttaaataattttttaataatttaaatagATTGTTACTGTTGCTAAAATACACTTTTGCTATTAAAACAAAGACCTGACATACCTTTCTAATAGGGTTTACAAAAATCTCAAGACAATTTAACAGCGCAgcaaagctgctccgttcgaagtcggatactgaggttacaggtgaagttaatttatacaatgctccagacgatagagatcagttcacctggagaaaacggctgctttggcaattggactctatggcattgaagtccctccccaagccccactctcctcaggctccaccccaaaaacctcctgccaatggtgaagagggacctgtcaaccctaatttGGCATAAGGAAATTAAAATACACACATGATGCTCCAGAATGGGGTGCTAGATCTTAGAAAGATAGAAATAGTCCAACTGCATTGACCAAAGCTTAGAAATCAAGACAATTGCCATTAGACATGCCTTACAGAGGATTGAAACAACTTCTGTTCCCAAGAAGTTCTTCTCCCTTTATTAGTTCTTTCATTTACAGTTGGAAGAGAACAATAATTATTTCAAACAAACGTATGAATTATTTATTGGTCTCTGCCAATTAACAGCTGGTTCATCAAAGGTTATTGTGTGGGTTTTTTCAGCTATCAAGAAAGTTGAGAACTGTTGTGATGTAGTCACTATGAGAGGGAACTGGGTGATCTTTACCTCACATCTTACCTCAGAAACTGGCTCATTAGACAAACGAGCGATAAACCCTCAGGGTCAGTCTCCACCTGCAATACTGGGATAAAGATACTGACCTACTTTACAGGACAGCTGTAAAGGTCACTGTAAAGATTAAAGATGTGAAGTGTTTTGAACTCCCAGAATATGCTGTGTAAAAACTATTATTGTGAAACAATTAGTTTGTGATAGGTGAGATTTTCTTCATGACAGGGTTCGTGCAAGCAGCACAGTTTACTAGAACACAATTCCAGCATTAATTGACACGTTAGCCAGGTGATCATTAAAATCCTGCCATCACAGGTGTCATTGCCCAGGGCCTTATTTCAGTAGTCATTGGACTGACCTACAACAATGGAAAGGAAGATCATTGGGAGAAGTGATTTATACATACTAAAATGCAGCAAAAAAAATGTACTAGTCTGAACGAGTGAATTTTAAAGGTTTGTTGGGGGGACAGGACATCTAGtaattttctcttttttctctttcagtttCTTGTGGTTGTCTTATCATGATACTCTTTTCATCAGAAGTGAAAATCCACCACCTTTCCGAGAAAATAGCTAATTACAAAGAAGGAAGTTTTATATATAAGACTCACCGAGAGCAATTCGCAAATTCATTTTGGATCATCCTGGTGTGCTCAATGGTACACTTTCTGAACATTTTGCTAATACGCCTTGCTGGATTTGAATTCCCTTTTTCAAAGTCAAAAGATTCAGAGACAGCAAATGGAGCAGTCGATCTAATGTACTAGACATATTGTGATTTACATTTATTGGCCCTACCCAAAAGACAccagatataaatgttttaaatctaATATGAGCCAGAGACGTTTAAAGAGATATACCAGCACATATACGATCTCAGCAATGTGTTATGGCTATATTCAAGAGTTCTACAATCCTCAGTACATGATAATTTGGTGCCAGAAAAGTACTGGGTTGAATCCTGAGATTCCTTTCTTCTACGTGAGAGATCTTCCATTCATTCCATGAATAGAAGGGTCTTTCCAAAAATGGAAGATTGTTCACTAAGCAATAGGGAATATAAGGATCCAGCCTATTGTTTGTTTCTGTGGACTGGAATGCTAAAGAGATGTAATAGAAGAAAAATATATGTTTAAAAGGTTAAATAAAGCAGAAATCAAAACAAGCAGCCATTTCAGTAGTAGGTCAGTTGAGTAGTTGTATGTTTAAACAAATGTTTACACATGATGAAATACGTTACTACTAAAAATCTGTGTATCAGATTTAGACCAAGAGTAAGAAGTAACCGTCTAGCCCAGGAAATTGGAATAAGGGTTCCTTTGTGAACAGGTGCAAATAAACAGCATATAATCTGTTTATACAGAGTTAATTTAGATGCTAATGTCTGTTCTGAAAACACTACAAAAGATGTTGTTTAGTGCTGTGTGTTTCATGTTAAGTGTTTGAAGAACTGGACTCAGATGCAGTACCTACATCCTCTTTCTATCTACCATGACATTGTACATTTTGCTCTTGTTTTGTAAAGCCTTTCTGTTGTTTTCACTTTTATAAGGGTCAGTTTAGTTCAGTTTTATAAGGGTCAGGGCCATTTCTTCTGATGTGCACAATGATGATTCAAACATGGAATAAATGCTTTCCCTCCTACCTTGCAAGCGCTTCTGCTGTCATTGGGAAAGCTGTATGAAGAGCAAAAGACAATGATAGGAACTTACTTTATTGTCCCATTTGGAACAGCTGATGGAAATGATGTTTTGCCCTTTGTGCCTTGGCCATTTCTCCCCCTCATTTCCATGCTTTTTCAAGTTTTACCTTTTCTAGTTGGCAGCAGGTTCCCAAGATGTGTCGATGTAGCAGCACAGAGACACATAGGCAATCCATGCACATCATGGTGAGCAAACCATGCACATCATGGTGGGTGTGTCCTCCTCACTTCACTGTAGGTTCATGTAGAAAATCTTCATTCATGTACAAAATGGCTGTGTACCACAGAAGTGAGTGCCACCCTTTCATGGAACATATTTACCATCTCTTCTGCACTATATAAATGTGCACTTTTATTGTGGAATCCTGGAAAAACCCAAATCCTGAATTGGTACCTTGGGGGACTAAATACAAGAATACAAATATTTATG
This window of the Euleptes europaea isolate rEulEur1 chromosome 5, rEulEur1.hap1, whole genome shotgun sequence genome carries:
- the CLRN1 gene encoding clarin-1, which produces MPAQQKKVVFCIAGVLSFACALSIAGAIGTQLWIKGRILCKTGALLVNATGQELEKFIGEIRYGLFYGERVRQCGLGGRPFRFSFFPDLFKIIPASIHVSVIVFCLVFLVFALIGTGFFMYNAFGKPYETLHGPLGLYLWNFISFSCGCLIMILFSSEVKIHHLSEKIANYKEGSFIYKTHREQFANSFWIILVCSMVHFLNILLIRLAGFEFPFSKSKDSETANGAVDLMY